One window from the genome of Saccharomyces mikatae IFO 1815 strain IFO1815 genome assembly, chromosome: 4 encodes:
- the SMKI04G3290 gene encoding putative phosphotransferase (similar to Saccharomyces cerevisiae YDR109C; ancestral locus Anc_8.257), translating to MQDKIWQSTTFPSQRTSDSRISQHESETKFYVGVDVGTGSTRACIIDKSGNILSLAEKPIKREELLSNFITQSSREIWNAVCYCVRKVIQEAGVDPARIHGIGFDATCSLVVVSATDFKEIAVGPDFTNNDQNIILWMDHRAMKETEEINFSGNTCLKYVGGQMSVEMEIPKIKWLKNNLESGIFQDCKFFDLPDYLTFRATGKENRSFSSVVCKQGFLPEGVEGSNLGWSKQFLDSIGLSELTDNDFEKLGGSLRNQKNFLSAGECIGPLDGKAARQLGLTEYCVVSSGIIDAYAGWVGTVAAKPESEIKGLTENEDYKHDFNGAIGRLAAVAGTSTCHILLSKSSIFVHGIWGPYRDVLARGFWAAEGGQSCTGVLLDHVITTHPAFSKLSQLADAANVSKFEYLNSVLENLVEKRKERSVIFLAKHLFFYGDYRGNRSPIADPNMRACIIGQSMDNSIDDLAVIYLGACEFISQQTRQIIEVMLKSGHAINAVFMSGGQCRNGLLMRLLADCTGLPIVIPRYIDGAVVFGSALLGAAASKVFDLNKRRRVIKSKKSSLVQTEFLEGLYPSIQNLPLENHSTNVVASYKLACSNLNAPARTSSDLFPISKEQPADMISDKSSKGISLDKGRENLEEERDIDKNILWKVMQELTGNAKVICPNTKTHPDRILLDTKYQIFLDMVETQRNYRRMVDKVEETFSR from the coding sequence ATGCAAGATAAAATATGGCAGTCAACAACATTTCCGTCACAAAGAACATCTGATTCTCGCATATCTCAGCATGAATCTGAAACGAAATTCTATGTTGGTGTGGATGTCGGAACAGGCTCTACAAGGGCATGCATTATAGACAAATCCGGTAATATTTTATCTCTGGCAGAAAAGCCCATAAAGAGAGAGGAATTATTATCTAATTTTATCACACAATCTTCTAGAGAAATCTGGAACGCTGTTTGTTATTGTGTTAGGAAGGTTATTCAAGAAGCAGGTGTTGATCCTGCAAGAATTCATGGAATAGGGTTTGATGCGACTTGTTCCTTAGTGGTCGTATCAGCTACTGATTTCAAAGAGATTGCAGTTGGTCCAGATTTCACCAACAATGACCAGAATATTATACTGTGGATGGATCATAGAGCAATGAAAGAGactgaagaaattaactTTTCTGGAAATACATGTTTGAAATATGTGGGAGGTCAAATGTCTGTCGAAATGGAAATTCCCAAAATCAAATGGTTAAAAAACAACTTAGAATCTGGAATTTTTCAGGAttgtaaattttttgatcttCCAGATTACCTAACCTTCAGAGCCACAGGTAAAGAGAACAGATCGTTTTCTTCTGTCGTTTGTAAGCAAGGATTTCTACCAGAGGGTGTCGAAGGTTCTAATTTGGGGTGGTCTAAGCAATTTTTAGATTCGATTGGTCTCTCAGAGCTAACTGataatgattttgaaaaactggGTGGATCTTTAAGGAATCAGAAAAACTTCTTGAGTGCAGGTGAATGTATTGGTCCGTTGGACGGAAAAGCTGCTCGTCAATTGGGCCTGACAGAGTACTGCGTAGTTAGTTCGGGAATTATTGATGCATATGCAGGATGGGTTGGAACAGTAGCCGCTAAGCCAGAATCAGAAATAAAAGGTCTCACTGAAAACGAAGATTATAAACATGATTTTAACGGCGCAATTGGCAGACTGGCAGCTGTTGCCGGTACATCTACATGCCATATTTTGTTATCAAAAAGTTCTATTTTTGTTCATGGCATTTGGGGCCCCTATAGAGATGTTCTTGCAAGAGGTTTTTGGGCAGCAGAAGGTGGCCAAAGCTGCACAGGGGTTCTTTTGGATCATGTGATAACTACACATCCAGCATTTTCTAAGTTATCTCAACTGGCGGACGCAGCCAATGtgtcaaaatttgaatacTTGAACTCAGTGCTTGAAAACCTAGTTGAAAAACGTAAAGAGAGGTCTGTTATTTTCTTAGCCAagcatctttttttttatggtGATTATCGCGGTAATCGCTCACCTATAGCAGATCCAAATATGCGTGCTTGCATCATAGGACAATCTATGGATAACTCGATTGATGATTTAGCTGTTATTTATTTGGGAGCCTGCGAGTTCATATCACAGCAGACCAGGCAAATCATTGAGGTAATGTTGAAAAGTGGGCATGCAATCAATGCAGTTTTCATGTCGGGTGGGCAGTGTCGAAATGGTTTACTAATGAGATTGTTGGCTGATTGCACTGGTCTGCCAATAGTGATTCCGCGATACATTGACGGAGCAGTTGTATTTGGTTCTGCCTTACTCGGAGCTGCAGCAAGTAAGGTATTTGATcttaacaaaagaagaagggttatcaaaagtaaaaaatcttctttaGTACAAACAGAATTTCTCGAAGGTTTATATCCATCGATACAAAACTTGCCATTGGAAAATCACTCAACAAATGTTGTTGCGTCCTATAAGTTAGCATGTTCAAATTTAAATGCTCCTGCCAGAACAAGTAGTGATCTCTTCCCGATCTCTAAGGAACAACCAGCTGACATGATCTCTGACAAAAGTAGCAAGGGCATTTCATTGGACAAAGGACGAGAGAATCTGGAGGAGGAAAGAGACatagataaaaatattctatGGAAAGTTATGCAAGAGCTAACAGGTAATGCAAAAGTAATCTGTCCCAATACAAAAACTCATCCGGATAGAATTCTTTTAGATACGAagtatcaaatttttcttgacaTGGTTGAAACTCAAAGAAACTATAGACGTATGGTAGATAAAGTAGAAGAGACCTTTAGTaggtga
- the FOB1 gene encoding replication fork barrier binding protein FOB1 (similar to Saccharomyces cerevisiae FOB1 (YDR110W); ancestral locus Anc_8.262) has translation MTKPRYNGVLFDDDDSLPSESATRKAPSQGRKATSSRESRDSSKDRLLILPSMGESYTEYVDSYLNLELLERGERETPIFLESLTRQLTQKIYELIKTKSLTADTLQQISDKYDGVVAENKLLFLQRQYYVDDEGNVRDGRNNDKIYCEPNHIYDMVMATHLINKHLRGKTLHSFLFSYFANISHAIIDWVQQFCSKCNKKGKIKPLKEYKRPDMYDKLLPMERIHIEVFEPFSGETIEGKYSYVLLCRDYRSSFMWLLPLKSTKFKHLIPVISSLFLSFARVPIFVTSSTLDKDDLYDICEEIASKYGLRIGLGLKSSARFHTGGILCIHYALNSYKEECLADWGKCLRYGPYRFNRRRNKRTKRKPAQVLLSEIPGHNAKFETKRERVIENTYSRNMFKTAGGKGLIYLEDVNTFALANKADNSYNNGSSHNNDVDNDNFEEEVQKQFDLTEQNYIDEYDDLAHESSEGEFGPSTLTPEEKNTRIDEEERIGSASGVAQLNENTRQEIGELEKKHQKDADATPQTEPEVDQSLEIAKPETSYFQTMESPSTKRQKLDQQNHGDVTRDFGMSMEL, from the coding sequence ATGACGAAACCGCGTTATAATGGCGTGTtgtttgatgatgatgattcgTTACCATCGGAATCTGCTACGAGGAAAGCACCTTCGCAAGGGAGAAAAGCAACATCATCTAGAGAATCAAGAGATTCTTCGAAGGATCGTCTACTGATACTTCCCTCTATGGGGGAATCGTATACTGAATACGTTGACTCTTATTTAAACTTAGAATTATTGGAAAGGGGTGAAAGAGAAACACCGATTTTCCTTGAATCTTTGACAAGACAACTCACCCAAAAAATATACGaactaataaaaacaaaatctcTAACTGCAGATACTCTTCAACAAATCAGCGATAAATACGATGGTGTAGTGGCAGAAAATAAGTTGCTGTTCCTACAGAGACAATATTATGTTGATGATGAGGGAAACGTCAGAGATGGACGAAATAACGATAAAATATACTGTGAACCGAACCATATTTACGACATGGTAATGGCAACGCACTTAATAAATAAGCACCTTAGAGGTAAAACACTACactcttttttattttcttattttgcCAATATTAGCCATGCTATCATCGATTGGGTCCAGCaattttgttcaaaatgCAATAAAAAAGGGAAGATTAAGCCAttgaaagaatataaacGTCCTGACATGTATGACAAATTACTACCAATGGAAAGGATTCATATTGAGGTATTTGAACCTTTTAGTGGAGAAACCATTGAAGGGAAATACTCATATGTATTATTGTGCAGAGACTATCGTTCAAGTTTTATGTGGTTATTACCACTAAAGAGTACAAAATTTAAACATCTAATCCCTGTCATTTCTTCGCTTTTCCTATCTTTCGCTAGAGTTCCAATTTTTGTCACATCAAGCACCCTAGATAAAGATGATCTTTATGATATTTGTGAAGAAATAGCATCGAAATACGGTCTTCGTATTGGCTTAGGCTTAAAAAGTTCGGCAAGATTCCATACAGGTGGTATACTGTGTATTCACTATGCTTTAAATAGctataaagaagaatgttTAGCCGATTGGGGTAAATGCTTAAGATATGGCCCTTACAGGTTTAatcgaagaagaaacaagagAACAAAGCGTAAACCTGCGCAGGTATTACTTAGTGAAATTCCGGGACACAATGCCAAATTTGAGACTAAGAGAGAAAGGGTTATAGAAAACACATATTCCCGTAACATGTTCAAGACGGCAGGCGGGAAAGGTCTTATATATCTGGAAGATGTGAATACCTTTGCGCTAGCAAATAAAGCAGACAACAGTTATAATAATGGAAGCTCTCATAATAATGATGTAGACAATGAtaactttgaagaagaggtaCAAAAACAATTCGATTTAACTGAACAAAATTACATAGACGAATACGATGATTTGGCTCATGAATCATCAGAGGGCGAATTTGGACCTAGCACTCTAACCCccgaagaaaagaatactcGTATTGATGAGGAGGAACGAATAGGTTCAGCCAGTGGGGTTGCACAACTCAATGAAAACACGAGGCAAGAAATAGGAGAgcttgaaaaaaagcatcAAAAAGATGCAGATGCTACGCCGCAAACAGAGCCAGAAGTAGATCAAAGTTTAGAAATAGCAAAACCAGAGACGTCTTATTTTCAAACTATGGAATCACCGTCGACCAAAAGGCAAAAGTTAGATCAGCAGAATCATGGGGATGTAACAAGAGACTTTGGTATGTCAATGGAATTGTAA
- the ALT2 gene encoding alanine transaminase ALT2 (similar to Saccharomyces cerevisiae ALT2 (YDR111C) and ALT1 (YLR089C); ancestral locus Anc_8.263), which yields MAMTHQQDLKSVFTTKDLNFKPAAKITKKDLNAGVTKAEYAVRGAIPTRADELKEELKRKPGVLPFDDIINANIGNPQQLDQKPLTFTRQVLSILEYPEILRVGPDKLASLNLFRKDALGRAEHLLEDIGGSIGAYSHSQGVPGIRQSVAEFITKRDDGEPAAPENIYLTTGASSAATSLLSLLCKDVQTGLLIPIPQYPLYTASASLFNAQVLPYYLDEGSNWSTKSDEIEKVVKDALEKGIKPSVLIVINPGNPTGAVLSEDTIAKICLIAAKYGIAIISDEVYQENVFNGVKFHSMKKVLRKLQRLYPGKFDNVQLASLHSISKGFMGECGQRGGYMEVVGFSKDIRDALFKLMSISICSVVTGQAVVDLMVKPPQPGDESYDQDHSERMKIFHEMYTRATLLHETFNELEGIECQKPQGAMYLFPRLVLPEKALRESERLGIEPDEFYCTSLLESTGICTVPGSGFGQQPGTYHVRTTFLAPGTQWIQDWKHFHQDFFNKYRD from the coding sequence ATGGCGATGACACACCAGCAGGATTTGAAGAGTGTGTTCACTACTAAAGACTTAAATTTTAAACCTGCTGCAAAGATTACGAAAAAGGATCTGAATGCAGGTGTCACTAAGGCAGAATATGCTGTAAGGGGTGCCATTCCGACTAGAGCGGATGAGCTGAAAGAAGaacttaaaagaaaaccagGAGTTTTGCCCTTCGATGATATTATCAATGCAAACATTGGTAATCCGCAACAACTGGACCAGAAACCTTTGACTTTTACCAGACAAGTTTTGTCCATATTGGAGTACCCGGAAATTTTACGAGTAGGACCTGATAAATTAGCGTCTTTGAACTTGTTCCGCAAAGATGCCTTAGGAAGAGCTGAGCACCTATTGGAAGATATTGGAGGTTCTATAGGAGCCTATTCACATTCACAAGGTGTACCAGGAATAAGGCAATCAGTGGCGGAGTTTATTACGAAAAGAGATGATGGTGAACCTGCCGCCCCAGAGAATATTTATTTAACCACTGGTGCCTCTTCTGCGGCCACTTCTCTGTTATCTTTATTGTGCAAAGACGTTCAAACGGGTCTACTAATCCCGATTCCCCAATATCCCCTTTACACAGCTTCCGCATCACTCTTTAATGCACAAGTACTTCCATACTACTTAGATGAAGGGTCGAACTGGTCTACAAAAAGTGacgaaattgaaaaagtcgTTAAGGATGCTTTAGAAAAGGGGATCAAGCCATCTGTGTTGATTGTTATTAACCCAGGTAATCCTACTGGTGCTGTTCTTTCAGAAGACACTATTGCAAAGATCTGCCTGATTGCTGCAAAGTATGGCATTGCGATCATTTCAGATGAGGTATATCAGGAAAACGTTTTTAACGGTGTAAAGTTCCATtcgatgaaaaaagtgCTAAGAAAATTGCAACGTCTTTATCCAGGAAAATTTGATAACGTTCAGTTGGCCTCCTTGCATTCCATTTCTAAAGGGTTCATGGGTGAGTGTGGCCAAAGAGGTGGCTACATGGAAGTTGTAGGATTCTCTAAAGATATAAGAGATGCTCTTTTTAAACTCATGTCTATATCTATTTGTTCCGTTGTCACAGGACAAGCTGTAGTTGATCTAATGGTCAAACCTCCTCAACCTGGAGACGAATCATATGACCAGGATCATAGCGAAAGGATGAAGATTTTTCATGAAATGTACACAAGAGCCACCTTGTTGCACGAAACCTTTAATGAACTTGAAGGTATTGAGTGTCAAAAACCTCAAGGGGCGATGTATCTTTTTCCAAGACTTGTTTTACCTGAAAAAGCTCTCCGTGAAAGCGAACGTCTAGGCATTGAACCTGATGAGTTTTATTGCACATCTTTACTAGAATCTACAGGTATTTGTACTGTACCAGGGTCTGGGTTTGGACAGCAGCCTGGTACGTATCATGTACGAACAACATTTTTGGCCCCAGGAACTCAATGGATTCAAGACTGGAAACATTTTCATCAggatttcttcaacaagtACCGTGATTGA
- the PDS1 gene encoding securin (similar to Saccharomyces cerevisiae PDS1 (YDR113C); ancestral locus Anc_8.265), translating into MPANEDKENNIVYSGNGSSNLNFPQTPAHLLKRSHSNVLKPPTRLDQLKKDVNSNNCNALKYIQGGKEVSPTKRLHTHAQQQGRLPLAAKDNNRAKSFIFIPENSNQSKDADIIPQQQNTLSIRKNDQLRKLSQISRNRNRVNHSDLLNNTRKLQKYGSVLGYNALPKMKSLVLKDLVDPGKNEESSDDDDGSEGSENKLSKKLQNALLQQHSSDDEHEFSGDIGLFNNQGGLQQLIKNSVQNESKSKSDNADGYEIEIAPQRLDPLPYVPDGYSPFRQEDIQKLKSFNSPYELDLEDDGGSTDKVDLLPLEAINEESEQDEIVHIAGDREEGTPLPLLSKNLRKITAIPTIESLCNGEGLDPEELEDLIT; encoded by the coding sequence ATGCCGGCTAACGAAGATAAGGAGAACAATATCGTATATTCAGGAAATGGAAGTTCCAATCTCAATTTCCCACAAACACCGGCTCATCTACTGAAAAGATCACACTCTAATGTGTTAAAGCCGCCAACGAGATTGGACCAACTTAAAAAAGACGtcaacagcaacaattGCAACGCCTTAAAGTACATACAGGGAGGAAAAGAGGTATCACCCACAAAAAGGTTACATACTCATGCGCAACAACAAGGGAGGTTGCCTCTGGCAGCAAAGGACAACAACAGGGCTAAAAGTTTTATCTTCATTCctgaaaattcaaatcagAGTAAAGATGCGGACATTATACCGCAACAACAAAATACGTTATCTATACGCAAGAACGACCAGCTCAGAAAGCTTTCGCAGATCTCTCGGAATCGTAATAGGGTAAATCATAGCGATTTGTTGAACAACACAAGAAAATTACAGAAGTACGGTTCTGTTCTTGGTTATAATGCTTTACCGAAGATGAAAAGTTTGGTTCTAAAGGATTTGGTGGATCCAggtaaaaatgaagagagctcggatgatgatgacggTAGTGAGGGGTCTGAGAATAAACTCAGTAAGAAACTCCAAAATGCACTTCTACAACAGCATTCCTCTGACGATGAACATGAATTTAGTGGTGACATTGGGTTATTCAATAATCAAGGCGGCCTGCAACAACTCATAAAGAACTCCGTGCAAAATGAATCGAAATCTAAAAGTGATAACGCTGATGGTTACGAAATTGAAATAGCACCACAGAGACTGGACCCACTTCCATATGTGCCAGATGGCTATTCACCCTTTCGACAAGAAGATATTCAAAAGCTGAAATCGTTCAACTCACCATATGAACTTGATTTGGAAGACGATGGTGGTAGCACCGATAAAGTTGATTTGCTTCCACTAGAGGCAATCAACGAAGAAAGCGAGCAAGATGAGATTGTGCATATAGCTGGTGATCGAGAAGAAGGGACACCATTACCGTTATTATCTAAGAACCTAAGGAAAATCACCGCAATTCCAACCATAGAATCACTATGTAACGGTGAGGGACTCGACCCTGAAGAATTAGAAGACTTGATCACTTAG
- the MRX14 gene encoding mitochondrial 54S ribosomal protein bL34m (similar to Saccharomyces cerevisiae YDR115W; ancestral locus Anc_8.267) — protein sequence MTLFARLYQLQSRRMISSISSFSALTVLRPQTSMIMNSSPLKTMSLTTFGFGFIDQRRWKSRGNTYQPSTLKRKRTFGFLARAKSKQGSKILKRRKLKGRWFLSH from the coding sequence ATGACCCTATTTGCAAGGCTATACCAACTTCAGTCGAGAAGAATgatttcttccatttcttctttctccGCCCTAACTGTGTTACGTCCGCAAACCAGCATGATTATGAATAGTTCACCATTGAAGACTATGTCATTAACTACATTTGGATTTGGCTTCATTGATCAAAGGAGATGGAAGTCTAGGGGTAACACCTATCAACCTAGTACGCTGAAACGGAAAAGAACATTTGGGTTCTTAGCGAGAGCAAAGAGCAAACAGGGTTCTAAGATATTGAAGAGGAGAAAGCTTAAAGGTAGGTGGTTTTTATCACATTAA
- the MRPL1 gene encoding mitochondrial 54S ribosomal protein uL1m (similar to Saccharomyces cerevisiae MRPL1 (YDR116C); ancestral locus Anc_8.268), whose product MLSVVAIPKICIASSTRRCLSHTAKKLYAEEYKPTAMSSNAPSLTKDQAKKRELKRLAQRKAEAKRPAATNPLYMPVTMALRYLRAAEVGRPQSQQTINLTTLVVGERGTAPLSGSVTFPKPLRYIKVAAFTNDENKLEELRKKYPNHLIGGADLVARIKSGEIPVDFDKAFATPDIVPTLQSQVARILGPRGVLPSLKKGTVSDDINSLLEESLGSMPFRQRGNSISLGVGKCYFSDREILQNIISARSAFKAAVNNQKSKKPNLLSKTTLSSTHGPGIVIDFA is encoded by the coding sequence ATGCTATCTGTAGTAGCAATCCCAAAGATATGTATTGCAAGTTCTACGAGAAGGTGCCTCTCGCACACTGCGAAAAAACTATATGCAGAAGAATATAAACCGACAGCTATGTCCTCCAATGCACCTTCACTGACAAAAGACCAGGCCAAGAAGAGAGAGTTGAAAAGATTAGCACAACGAAAGGCCGAAGCAAAGAGGCCTGCAGCGACAAACCCATTGTACATGCCCGTTACTATGGCACTAAGATATCTGCGTGCAGCAGAAGTGGGTAGACCGCAATCTCAACAAACTATTAATTTGACTACACTGGTAGTGGGCGAAAGGGGTACAGCACCTTTGTCTGGCAGTGTCACGTTTCCTAAACCTTTAAGATATATTAAAGTTGCTGCCTTCACTAACGATGAGAATAAGTTGGAGGAGCTTCGCAAGAAGTACCCAAATCATTTGATTGGTGGAGCAGATCTTGTCGCCAGAATTAAAAGTGGTGAGATTCCTGTTGATTTTGACAAGGCTTTTGCTACACCAGATATTGTTCCAACTTTACAATCACAGGTTGCCAGGATACTTGGTCCTCGTGGGGTTCTACCTTCCCTAAAGAAAGGTACTGTGAGTGATGATATAAACTCCCTCTTGGAGGAAAGTTTAGGCTCTATGCCTTTTAGACAAAGGGGGAACTCCATCAGTCTTGGGGTTGGAAAATGTTATTTCTCTGATCGAGAAATATTGCAAAATATTATATCCGCAAGGTCAGCATTTAAAGCAGCTGTTAATAAccaaaaatcaaagaaaccTAATTTATTGAGTAAAACCACATTATCAAGTACACACGGTCCAGGTATTGTAATTGATTTCGCCTAG